A genomic segment from Candidatus Brocadia sinica JPN1 encodes:
- a CDS encoding PilN domain-containing protein: MKKIPFINIFSQSAIGLSVCGNDLIVTTIYKKLVKYSHETFKVKDFMVKDIQQLKHALLQRKNFMGEIILSLPRELAIIREIDYPHANLKELREALTYQLDSFIPFSNEDVYFDIHSLSQNRHDTKILIVAVKKIELDNILSRLQAVEMTPSRVIISPFAFLPILGERKGTIVYVSKNAKNYSYNLFKNNNLVLSSIIKTEIELASQVKANLPDEILLTNVSDGFLSDEYNIPSQILDEYTESYGAALYGLSDYPCNLSLVSSARKRLNSQTVFMCFLIGFLIGFAFLIPYMQKINNLAILKTVNAQMKSIKKDVSVVEKLQERIAILEKAVNKVNEIKGNYIPRIDVILELAKILPNDAWVKAITIVDNSFEVEGDAVSSTNLIPILENSSLFSGVGLASPVTKTQSGREKFRIKGNIEK, translated from the coding sequence ATGAAAAAAATACCTTTCATCAATATATTTTCCCAGAGTGCGATCGGATTGTCTGTCTGTGGAAATGATCTGATTGTGACGACCATTTATAAAAAACTGGTAAAATATTCGCATGAAACATTCAAGGTCAAAGATTTTATGGTCAAGGATATCCAGCAATTGAAACATGCATTGCTACAGAGAAAAAATTTTATGGGAGAAATTATTCTTTCCTTGCCAAGGGAGCTTGCCATTATCAGAGAAATAGATTATCCCCATGCAAATCTGAAGGAGTTAAGGGAAGCGCTTACGTATCAATTGGACAGTTTTATTCCTTTTAGCAATGAAGATGTTTATTTTGATATTCATTCATTATCTCAGAACAGACACGATACGAAGATACTCATTGTTGCGGTGAAAAAAATAGAATTGGATAATATATTATCCAGGTTGCAGGCCGTCGAAATGACTCCTTCCCGGGTTATTATTTCGCCATTTGCCTTCCTTCCTATCCTGGGAGAAAGAAAGGGTACCATTGTTTACGTCAGTAAAAATGCAAAAAATTATAGCTATAATCTGTTTAAAAACAATAACCTGGTTTTATCTTCAATCATAAAAACAGAGATTGAACTAGCCAGCCAGGTTAAGGCGAATCTTCCCGATGAAATATTGTTGACAAATGTTAGTGACGGGTTCTTATCGGATGAATACAATATTCCTTCCCAGATATTGGATGAATATACAGAATCATATGGCGCTGCACTGTATGGTTTATCAGATTACCCATGCAATCTGAGTCTTGTTAGTTCGGCCAGGAAACGATTAAATTCTCAGACGGTATTTATGTGTTTTTTGATAGGCTTCTTGATAGGTTTTGCATTCCTTATTCCTTATATGCAAAAGATCAATAATCTGGCAATCCTAAAAACGGTAAATGCCCAGATGAAATCAATCAAAAAAGACGTTTCAGTTGTTGAGAAACTGCAAGAGCGTATTGCAATCCTGGAGAAAGCTGTCAATAAGGTCAATGAAATAAAAGGAAACTATATCCCAAGGATCGATGTTATCCTGGAATTAGCAAAGATACTGCCCAATGACGCATGGGTAAAGGCTATTACAATCGTGGATAATTCTTTTGAGGTAGAAGGTGACGCGGTGTCATCCACAAATTTGATACCGATACTGGAAAATTCATCCCTTTTTTCGGGTGTAGGTTTAGCTTCCCCGGTTACAAAGACACAGAGTGGCAGAGAAAAATTCCGAATAAAAGGGAATATCGAAAAATAA
- the gspM gene encoding type II secretion system protein GspM, with protein MRRLLERFQKFKVRERVFLIVALAILFYISIDRVVITPFFQSINETKERLETQERLLKKYYSFAARKKYYETRLNDLEQYYTKFQEKFLSEETEDLASAKLQEIINNLATRNGLVVSRSTALKKEIINKNPYLIVLSINFEITDLDNSQKLQKFLYDIEYNNDKLLFIDNLRIKTLGLNVIKGATVSSTLMAIASIEKKS; from the coding sequence ATGAGAAGACTCTTAGAACGATTTCAAAAATTTAAGGTTAGAGAAAGGGTGTTCTTGATTGTTGCCCTTGCTATTCTCTTTTATATCAGTATTGACAGAGTAGTAATCACTCCCTTTTTTCAATCAATTAATGAAACGAAAGAGAGGTTAGAGACCCAGGAGCGACTCCTGAAAAAATACTATTCGTTTGCTGCTCGTAAAAAATACTATGAAACGAGATTAAACGATTTGGAACAATATTATACCAAATTCCAGGAAAAATTTTTGTCAGAAGAAACGGAAGATCTTGCCTCAGCTAAATTGCAGGAAATAATAAATAATCTGGCTACCAGGAATGGACTCGTTGTGTCCAGAAGTACGGCGTTAAAAAAAGAGATTATTAACAAAAACCCGTATCTCATTGTGCTATCGATCAATTTCGAAATAACCGATTTAGATAATTCTCAGAAATTACAAAAATTTTTATACGATATAGAGTACAATAATGACAAGCTGCTTTTTATCGATAATTTAAGAATAAAAACCCTCGGTTTAAACGTTATAAAAGGTGCAACTGTTTCTTCTACCTTGATGGCCATTGCCTCTATAGAGAAGAAGTCGTGA
- a CDS encoding pilus assembly FimT family protein, with amino-acid sequence MRSTKIKSGNGFTILEVMVALAIMGISIGIFFGSIGNSSRLRGKIDEHTKSLLLARTKMEEAFLGILGKKYVKLNEKKTFEGITKDGIPWKVSEVNKYKEAMDKIDMNTTAIGENFMEEVPPEGTTLLSTFVEGISIETIFFTEESGGSPKTEDSEEQETGSEED; translated from the coding sequence GTGAGAAGTACTAAAATCAAGAGTGGAAATGGTTTTACTATCCTTGAGGTTATGGTTGCATTGGCGATCATGGGGATCTCTATCGGGATTTTTTTTGGTTCGATCGGTAATTCGTCCAGGTTAAGGGGAAAGATCGACGAACACACAAAATCATTACTTCTTGCGAGAACAAAAATGGAAGAGGCTTTTTTGGGTATACTTGGTAAAAAATATGTCAAGTTAAATGAGAAGAAAACTTTTGAAGGTATCACGAAAGATGGTATTCCATGGAAGGTATCAGAAGTGAATAAATATAAAGAAGCAATGGATAAAATTGATATGAATACCACGGCTATTGGGGAAAATTTTATGGAAGAAGTTCCGCCTGAAGGGACTACGTTGCTCAGTACATTCGTGGAAGGAATAAGCATTGAGACGATTTTTTTCACTGAGGAATCCGGGGGAAGTCCCAAAACGGAGGATAGCGAGGAGCAGGAGACAGGATCAGAAGAAGACTAG
- a CDS encoding PulJ/GspJ family protein, with protein sequence MEIRLKREEGFTLFELLIAIFIGTILIMAGAYAIRVGLFSLEREEVWFNDSTREKAAYDFFWQQVSSLCIQKVPNPNKDVVQTEVGEKPGKKKSIYFIGEKDFLSFVSPLSFTRHYGQGLVIAHYKVKLNDNGLWDLVYSEVRVSPTALIKLSDESESRLSADKDYTVFLDDCDMISFAYLDAADEDAENEGDAVGEEQANKAAGAHTRVQDADVIEGTDLKWKEKTKGKVPQAIKLFVLKHGKEQELISPIMVMHSFSASGQ encoded by the coding sequence ATGGAAATACGACTGAAACGTGAAGAGGGTTTCACATTATTTGAACTCCTTATAGCTATTTTTATTGGTACAATATTGATAATGGCTGGTGCCTATGCGATTCGGGTCGGTTTGTTTTCTTTGGAAAGGGAGGAGGTTTGGTTTAACGATTCAACCAGGGAAAAGGCCGCTTACGATTTTTTCTGGCAACAGGTCTCGTCATTGTGTATCCAGAAGGTTCCAAATCCAAACAAGGATGTCGTGCAAACCGAGGTGGGCGAAAAGCCCGGAAAAAAGAAAAGTATTTACTTCATAGGAGAGAAAGACTTTCTTTCTTTTGTGTCACCTCTTTCTTTTACAAGACATTACGGTCAGGGATTGGTAATCGCTCATTATAAAGTTAAATTGAATGATAATGGTTTATGGGACCTCGTTTACTCAGAGGTAAGGGTTAGTCCAACGGCATTAATTAAATTATCAGATGAATCGGAAAGCAGACTGAGTGCTGACAAAGACTACACGGTATTTCTCGATGATTGTGATATGATCTCATTTGCCTATCTTGATGCAGCAGATGAGGATGCTGAGAATGAAGGAGACGCTGTCGGAGAAGAACAGGCAAATAAAGCAGCAGGAGCACATACAAGGGTTCAGGATGCGGATGTTATAGAAGGCACTGATTTAAAATGGAAAGAAAAAACGAAGGGGAAAGTTCCCCAGGCAATAAAATTGTTCGTGTTAAAGCACGGAAAGGAACAAGAGCTTATATCTCCAATCATGGTTATGCACTCATTTTCAGCCTCTGGGCAATAG
- a CDS encoding general secretion pathway protein GspK, translating to MPSNSSYSTRIGDRNCEVQISDESGKINVNTITDDTRAGFVKFLTAYKMKELVAETITDSILDWLDEDDLHHINGAEKSYYATLQEPYEPKNGPFESIEELTLVKGITPQIFELLRDHLTVYGSGKININFASREVLLSVPAMTQEMAETIVQLRKKKGKIKKLSTLKEIFRHFGIIGKDYMKILDYLTIDDSNYITINSVASSGKIKNSYKFLVLKGVGHCKVIAAYPE from the coding sequence ATGCCAAGTAATAGTTCGTATTCAACACGGATAGGTGACAGGAATTGTGAAGTACAAATCAGCGATGAAAGCGGAAAAATAAATGTAAATACGATAACAGACGATACGAGAGCGGGTTTTGTTAAATTCCTTACCGCTTATAAGATGAAAGAGCTTGTTGCTGAAACCATAACGGACTCGATACTGGATTGGCTGGATGAAGATGATTTACATCATATCAATGGCGCTGAAAAAAGCTATTATGCGACATTGCAAGAGCCGTATGAACCAAAAAATGGTCCGTTCGAATCCATTGAGGAATTGACCTTGGTGAAAGGAATTACTCCGCAAATATTTGAATTGTTACGGGATCATCTGACGGTTTACGGGTCGGGTAAGATCAACATTAATTTTGCATCCAGGGAAGTGCTTCTTTCTGTGCCCGCAATGACCCAGGAAATGGCTGAAACAATAGTTCAATTGAGAAAAAAAAAGGGGAAAATTAAAAAGCTCAGTACTTTAAAGGAAATATTCAGGCATTTTGGTATCATTGGCAAGGATTATATGAAGATCCTGGATTATTTAACGATAGATGATTCAAACTATATAACGATCAATTCGGTTGCTTCTTCAGGGAAAATAAAAAATTCATATAAATTTCTTGTTCTCAAAGGCGTGGGGCATTGTAAAGTTATTGCTGCGTATCCTGAATAG